The Paraburkholderia acidisoli genome contains a region encoding:
- the phoU gene encoding phosphate signaling complex protein PhoU: MSDKHLSSQFDADLNLISSKVLEMGGLVESQIITAMQALNEFDGEAAARVIAAEDRLNTMEVEIDEECSNIIARRQPAARDLRLVLAISKTITNLERAGDEAEKIAKRTKRLMEDGASRTVNIAEIKVSGEMAVSILRRALDAFARLDTVAAAQIVRDDKAIDEEFRAFVRKLVSYMMEDPRTISVGLDYLFIAKAIERIGDHAKNIAEFIIYIVKGTDVRHKSRDALEREALS; encoded by the coding sequence ATGTCCGATAAGCATCTCTCCAGCCAGTTCGACGCCGACCTGAATCTCATTTCGTCGAAGGTGCTCGAAATGGGCGGTCTCGTCGAATCGCAGATCATCACGGCGATGCAGGCGCTGAACGAGTTCGACGGCGAAGCCGCCGCGCGCGTGATCGCCGCCGAAGACCGTCTCAACACGATGGAAGTCGAGATCGACGAAGAGTGCAGCAACATCATCGCGCGCCGCCAGCCGGCCGCGCGTGACCTGCGCCTCGTGCTCGCGATCTCGAAGACCATCACGAACCTCGAGCGCGCCGGCGACGAAGCCGAAAAGATCGCCAAGCGCACCAAGCGCCTGATGGAAGACGGCGCCTCGCGCACCGTCAACATCGCCGAGATCAAGGTCTCGGGCGAAATGGCCGTGTCGATCCTGCGCCGCGCGCTCGACGCGTTCGCGCGCCTCGACACCGTGGCGGCCGCGCAGATCGTGCGCGACGACAAGGCGATCGACGAGGAATTCCGCGCTTTCGTGCGCAAGCTCGTGAGCTACATGATGGAAGATCCGCGCACGATCTCCGTGGGCCTCGACTATCTGTTCATCGCCAAGGCGATCGAGCGGATCGGCGACCACGCGAAGAACATCGCCGAGTTCATCATCTACATCGTCAAGGGCACCGACGTGCGGCACAAGTCGCGCGACGCGCTCGAACGCGAAGCGCTCAGTTAA
- the phoB gene encoding phosphate regulon transcriptional regulator PhoB has protein sequence MPSSILVIEDEPAISELISVNLQHAGHCPIRAYNAEQAQNLISDVLPDLILLDWMLPGKSGVNFARDLRNNERTKHIPIIMLTARGDEQDKVLGLEIGADDYVTKPFSPKELMARIKAVLRRRAPQLTEDVVAINGLKLDPATHRVAAHAEGSEIKLDLGPTEFRLLHFFMTHPERVHSRTQLLDQVWGDHVFVEERTVDVHIKRLRAALKPAGCDAMIETVRGSGYRLAKSA, from the coding sequence ATGCCCAGCAGCATTCTCGTCATCGAAGATGAGCCCGCTATTTCCGAGCTGATTTCGGTGAACCTGCAACACGCGGGTCATTGCCCGATCCGCGCGTACAACGCGGAACAGGCGCAAAACCTGATCAGCGACGTGCTGCCCGATCTCATCCTGCTCGACTGGATGTTGCCGGGCAAGTCGGGCGTCAACTTCGCGCGCGATCTGCGCAACAACGAGCGCACGAAGCACATCCCGATCATCATGCTGACCGCCCGCGGCGACGAGCAGGACAAGGTGCTCGGCCTGGAAATCGGCGCCGACGACTACGTGACCAAGCCGTTCTCGCCCAAGGAACTGATGGCGCGCATCAAGGCGGTGTTGCGCCGCCGCGCGCCGCAGCTCACGGAAGACGTCGTGGCGATCAACGGGTTGAAGCTCGACCCGGCCACGCACCGGGTGGCGGCCCATGCGGAAGGCAGCGAGATCAAGCTGGACCTCGGCCCGACCGAGTTCCGCCTGCTGCACTTCTTCATGACGCACCCGGAGCGCGTGCACAGCCGCACGCAGTTGCTCGACCAGGTGTGGGGCGACCACGTGTTCGTGGAAGAGCGCACGGTGGACGTGCATATCAAGCGTCTGCGCGCCGCGCTCAAGCCGGCGGGGTGCGATGCTATGATCGAAACGGTGCGCGGCAGCGGCTACCGTCTCGCGAAGAGCGCCTGA